The following nucleotide sequence is from Parafrankia discariae.
ACGTGATCATGCCGTATCGGAAACCCCTCGACGGACAGCCGCTGTCGGAGTGGAAGGAGGAGCTGAACAGGGTGCACCGCAAGGTCCGGGCCCGCGTCGAACACGCCCTCGCCGGGATGAAGACCTGGAAGATCCTGCGTGACTACCGCCGCCAGGCCCGCACCCTCGGGATCACCGCGGCCGGGATCGCCCATCTCTACAACATCAGCCGGACCGGCTGACCGGTCACGCGGACCGGCCACACCCCACCCAAACCGAGTTACGAAACAGCCTTTAGGCCGCCGGGCGTGACCGAGGGTGAGGGAGGGGGCCGTCGAGGGGCCCCGGGATTTCGTCGAAGGCTTCACCTTCCGGCTCGTCAATATCCGCTGACCAGCATCGGCGCGCGGCGCGACTTTCACGAGTCCTGGTTCCCTCACCCCGCCGCTTTACATTCCGTTACCGGCCCTCGAATGCCGTGGGACCGTTCCCGTACGCCGGTCAACCCGATACGGAGAACTTCCTTCGACGTCTGGCACCATCGTGCTACTCTTCCCTCTGGAAGGAACAAGGGCGCGAAACAGAAAATTCATCATTATCGCGCGAGCGTCCTTCCGTTCACATTCCCACACTGCGCGGAGGAACCGTGAAGACGGTCAATGTTCTCGTTGTCGTCGACGTCGAGGGCGCGCTCGCCGGCTCGCTGGGCGACAATGTCTACCTCGTCGACACGAACAAGCACTTCGGCTCCAGCGGCGAGGGCCAGGAGGGGCTGAGCACCGCCTGTCGTGACGGGCAGCTCGTCGCCTGGAACGTCGTGCCCGTGTCGCCGTCGAACGACGTGCAGATCGCCGAGTTCACCGGCCAGATCATCAACGACGGCACCTGCGTGCCGAAGCTGGTCAGCACGCCGGACGGCGACTACTGGGAGGGCCGGGTCGAGGCCCGCGGAACGACCGGTTACCAGCAGTACTCGCTGGTTCTCACGATGGACGGCACCCGCGCCACCTTCGACCCGTGGCTCCTTATCAAGGAGTAGGAACCCGATTTTGTCGACCGGTGAACATCTGGTTTCAGCCCCGGTGTTCCGTTCTGTGTGACCGCCGGTTTGGCCTGGTCGCAGAAATGCCCTCGATCCGCCGGGCGGGAGCCTTCCCGCCCGGCGGATCGAGCGGCCCGCTTCAAGATGATTGTTGGCG
It contains:
- a CDS encoding transposase family protein codes for the protein VIMPYRKPLDGQPLSEWKEELNRVHRKVRARVEHALAGMKTWKILRDYRRQARTLGITAAGIAHLYNISRTG
- the makC gene encoding alpha-pore-forming tripartite toxin MakABE regulator, which codes for MKTVNVLVVVDVEGALAGSLGDNVYLVDTNKHFGSSGEGQEGLSTACRDGQLVAWNVVPVSPSNDVQIAEFTGQIINDGTCVPKLVSTPDGDYWEGRVEARGTTGYQQYSLVLTMDGTRATFDPWLLIKE